A genomic window from Dermacentor silvarum isolate Dsil-2018 chromosome 9, BIME_Dsil_1.4, whole genome shotgun sequence includes:
- the LOC119465175 gene encoding acetylcholinesterase: MATRAALLAAIFLAVMLIAMADDAFVKKQTTEGMVRGNVIRALGKTVEEYRGIPFAEPPVGKLRFRPPVPKRPWEGTMDATAGNTACPQVLVEGIPLGNLSFTEDCLQLNVWVPEVAITPGSRRPVLVWIHGGAFTLGSANMANSSGVFLAALGDVVVVSVNYRLGILGFMNANSPEAPGNVGLLDQNMALKWVQRNIGHFGGDPERVTLLGESAGSMSVHAQIMSPLSEGLFKRAVLMSGTMYSLDTWDTVPESMVKADKVANAVGCSNGRTIELSSNAEEIVDCMRNKSADELVMASKEVTVPKLAPFAPTYHNEFLPRNPFLALKRGFFSSVDVLAGVTSDEGAAFLLFPLVHELLVEDIRGSPPEELIRSLRSALWRVLKDDIPNTLEMYTEEAPKDDNNALRRQYIDYVSDRLFNCPLQFFAENHSRRGNKVFTYVFADKPEMFPLPGWMGMPHGIDVAFMFGHLYAANPDSPDGRISEVFIRLLASFSENGIPELPNNETWPQYSKDLPSTIVMKNGLFNETQGFRSSYCERWRPLY; this comes from the exons ATGGCGACCAGAGCAGCCCTCCTGGCGGCCATTTTTCTCGCCGTCATGCTCATTGCCATGGCCGACGATGCATTCGTCAAGAAGCAGACCACGGAAGGCATGGTTCGCGGCAACGTGATCCGCGCCCTGGGCAAGACTGTCGAAGAGTACCGCGGCATTCCGTTCGCCGAGCCACCTGTAGGAAAGCTCCGGTTTCGGCCTCCAGTTCCAAAAAGACCTTGGGAGGGCACCATGGATGCAACCGCTGGAAACACAGCCTGTCCTCAG GTGCTGGTGGAAGGAATCCCGCTAGGCAACCTGAGCTTCACAGAGGACTGCCTCCAGCTGAACGTATGGGTCCCAGAGGTCGCGATTACCCCAGGTTCGCGTCGGCCTGTACTTGTGTGGATCCACGGAGGAGCCTTCACCTTAGGCAGCGCGAATATGGCGAACAGTAGCGGCGTCTTCCTCGCCGCGCTGGGCGATGTAGTCGTCGTGTCCGTGAATTACCGTCTTGGCATCCTGGGCTTCATGAACGCGAACTCTCCTGAGGCGCCAGGCAATGTTGGCCTCCTGGATCAGAACATGGCTCTGAAGTGGGTGCAGCGGAACATCGGACATTTCGGAGGTGACCCCGAGCGAGTGACGTTGCTCGGGGAGAGCGCAGGCTCAATGAGCGTGCACGCGCAAATTATGTCGCCATTAAGCGAAGGCCTCTTCAAGAGGGCAGTTTTGATGAGCGGTACCATGTATAGCTTAGACACGTGGGACACAGTTCCGGAAAGCATGGTCAAGGCAGACAAGGTCGCTAACGCTGTTGGCTGCTCCAACGGTAGAACCATCGAGCTGTCATCTAATGCGGAAGAAATCGTGGACTGCATGAGAAACAAATCCGCTGATGAGCTCGTCATGGCTTCTAAGGAGGTGACGGTACCAAAGCTGGCCCCATTTGCGCCTACTTATCACAACGAGTTCCTTCCCCGAAATCCATTCTTGGCCCTGAAGCGTGGTTTCTTCTCATCTGTGGACGTCTTAGCTGGCGTAACTTCAGACGAAGGAGCTGCGTTTCTCCTGTTCCCGTTGGTTCACGAGCTTTTGGTGGAAGACATTCGAGGTTCGCCACCAGAGGAGCTTATTAGGTCTCTTCGCAGCGCATTATGGCGAGTGCTTAAAGATGACATACCGAATACATTAGAAATGTACACCGAGGAAGCACCAAAGGACGATAACAACGCACTGAGACGCCAATACATCGACTACGTGTCCGACAGATTGTTCAACTGCCCTCTGCAGTTCTTCGCGGAAAATCACAGCCGAAGGGGCAACAAGGTTTTCACGTATGTGTTCGCCGACAAGCCGGAGATGTTTCCACTGCCTGGGTGGATGGGAATGCCCCACGGCATCGACGTAGCCTTCATGTTTGGTCACCTCTACGCAGCAAATCCTGATTCGCCAGATGGTCGCATCTCTGAGGTCTTTATTAGACTGCTGGCCAGCTTCAGCGAAAACGG